In Paracoccus fistulariae, a single window of DNA contains:
- a CDS encoding 50S ribosomal protein L25/general stress protein Ctc — translation MAKEIPDLVAEARTGTGKGAARQARREGKVPGIVYGDHKDPVAIQFDFNKLLTTLRAGRFMSTLWNLKVDGQEDVRVICRAVQKDVVKDLPVHIDFMRLRRTSKVNLFIPVEFINEDKCPGLKKGGTLVTVRNEVELIVTAGDIPSQITVDLEGLEVGDSIHIQDVKLPAGAKPTIDRNFVIANLAAPSALRSSDDDAGEAEAEAGDAEEAAAEE, via the coding sequence ATGGCCAAAGAGATCCCTGATCTGGTGGCCGAGGCACGCACGGGGACAGGCAAGGGGGCCGCCCGTCAAGCTCGCCGTGAAGGCAAGGTGCCCGGTATCGTATATGGCGACCACAAAGACCCGGTCGCTATTCAATTCGACTTCAACAAGCTGCTGACCACGCTGCGCGCCGGCCGCTTCATGTCCACGCTGTGGAACCTGAAGGTGGACGGTCAGGAAGACGTTCGCGTGATCTGCCGCGCGGTTCAGAAAGATGTCGTCAAGGACCTGCCGGTCCATATCGACTTCATGCGCCTGCGCCGCACCTCGAAGGTGAACCTGTTCATCCCGGTCGAATTCATCAATGAAGACAAGTGCCCCGGCCTGAAAAAGGGCGGCACGCTGGTGACGGTTCGCAACGAAGTCGAACTGATCGTGACCGCAGGCGACATCCCCAGCCAGATCACCGTCGATCTGGAAGGCCTGGAAGTTGGCGACAGCATTCACATTCAGGACGTCAAACTGCCGGCCGGCGCCAAGCCGACCATCGACCGCAACTTCGTGATCGCCAACCTGGCCGCCCCCTCGGCCCTGCGTTCCAGCGATGATGACGCAGGCGAGGCCGAGGCCGAAGCCGGTGATGCAGAAGAAGCAGCCGCCGAAGAGTGA
- a CDS encoding alpha-hydroxy acid oxidase: MPVVTCIEDLKRLHKARTPKMFYDYAESGSYTEQTFHENTTDFSQIRLRQKVAVDMSNRSTATDIIGMPAAMPVALAPVGLTGMQHADGEILAARAAQKFGVPFCLSTMSICSIEDVAEHTSAPFMFQLYVMKDQDFLAAIIERAKAAKCSALVLTLDLQILGQRHKDLKNGLSAPPKFTLPTLLDLATRWRWGMGMMGTKRRFFGNIVGHAKGVGDTSSLSSWTAEQFDERLDWDKIAKIREMWGGKLILKGILDPEDAQIAADFGADAIIVSNHGGRQLDGALSSIRMLPHIVDAVGDQVEIHMDSGIRSGQDVLKALALGAHSTWIGRAFIHGLGAMGEEGVSKALEIIHKELDTTMALCGERRVQDLGRQNLLLPEGFLTEYGA; the protein is encoded by the coding sequence ATGCCTGTCGTGACCTGCATCGAAGATCTCAAGCGCCTGCATAAGGCGCGCACCCCGAAGATGTTCTATGATTACGCTGAATCGGGCAGCTACACGGAACAGACCTTCCACGAAAATACGACGGATTTTTCCCAGATCAGATTGCGGCAGAAGGTTGCGGTCGACATGTCGAACCGCAGCACCGCGACCGATATCATCGGCATGCCCGCGGCCATGCCCGTGGCACTGGCGCCGGTCGGGCTGACCGGGATGCAACACGCAGATGGCGAAATTCTGGCGGCCCGCGCGGCACAGAAATTCGGCGTGCCCTTCTGTCTGTCCACCATGTCGATCTGTTCCATCGAGGACGTCGCCGAACATACCTCGGCGCCCTTCATGTTTCAGCTTTACGTGATGAAGGATCAGGATTTTCTGGCCGCGATCATCGAACGCGCCAAGGCCGCCAAATGCAGCGCGCTGGTGCTGACGCTGGACCTGCAGATCCTTGGCCAGAGGCACAAGGATCTGAAGAACGGCCTGTCCGCGCCACCGAAATTCACCCTGCCCACCCTGCTGGATCTGGCAACCCGCTGGCGATGGGGCATGGGCATGATGGGGACCAAGCGGCGCTTCTTTGGCAATATCGTCGGCCATGCCAAGGGCGTGGGCGACACCTCGTCCCTGTCAAGCTGGACGGCCGAGCAATTCGACGAGCGTCTGGATTGGGACAAGATCGCAAAGATCCGCGAAATGTGGGGCGGCAAGCTGATCCTGAAGGGGATTCTGGACCCGGAAGATGCCCAGATCGCCGCCGATTTCGGGGCGGATGCGATCATCGTCTCGAATCACGGCGGGCGGCAGCTGGATGGCGCGCTGTCCTCGATCCGGATGCTGCCCCATATCGTCGATGCCGTCGGCGATCAGGTCGAGATCCATATGGACAGCGGCATCCGCAGCGGTCAGGACGTCCTGAAGGCGCTGGCGCTTGGCGCGCATTCGACCTGGATCGGCCGCGCCTTCATCCACGGGCTTGGCGCGATGGGCGAGGAAGGCGTCAGCAAGGCGCTGGAGATCATCCACAAGGAACTGGACACGACCATGGCGCTTTGCGGCGAACGCAGGGTGCAGGATCTGGGTCGCCAGAATCTGCTGCTGCCCGAGGGTTTCCTGACCGAATACGGCGCGTGA
- a CDS encoding lipoprotein encodes MKRTLFPIFGLVTLAACNPQADAYPDLLPTAQILAEPTLPDHSAEAVASPETVDAQAGARADALRRRAEALKKPVIEPSIRARMQQNQ; translated from the coding sequence ATGAAACGCACCCTGTTCCCGATCTTCGGCCTTGTGACGCTGGCCGCCTGCAATCCGCAGGCGGACGCCTATCCCGACCTGCTGCCCACGGCGCAGATCCTGGCCGAACCCACGCTGCCCGATCACAGCGCCGAGGCCGTCGCATCCCCCGAAACCGTCGATGCGCAGGCGGGTGCCCGGGCCGATGCCCTGCGCCGTCGGGCCGAGGCATTGAAGAAACCCGTGATCGAGCCGTCGATCCGCGCAAGGATGCAGCAAAACCAGTGA
- a CDS encoding TetR/AcrR family transcriptional regulator, translated as MARTQGSRSDVTGPLIRDVARGLFARQGYAAVSMRQIAAEVGVQAGALYAYIPDKQALLFDLLESHMQETLSSWQDDPTRDPLVRLEAFVRYHIGFSLDHTDAVFLSYMELRNLTPANFQRIAQLRGRYEAALEAILRDGLKAKVMQFQDVKLTALALIAMLTGVTNWYREGGRLDRGRIGDIYWGLARGAVGAN; from the coding sequence ATGGCACGCACCCAAGGCTCTCGATCAGACGTTACCGGCCCGCTTATCCGCGATGTGGCACGGGGCCTGTTCGCGCGTCAGGGCTATGCCGCCGTCTCGATGCGCCAGATCGCGGCCGAGGTCGGCGTGCAGGCCGGCGCGCTTTACGCCTATATCCCCGACAAGCAGGCCCTGCTGTTCGATCTGCTGGAAAGCCATATGCAAGAGACGCTGTCCTCGTGGCAGGATGACCCGACCCGCGATCCGCTGGTCCGGCTGGAGGCTTTCGTGCGCTATCACATCGGTTTCAGCCTTGATCATACCGATGCCGTCTTTCTGTCCTATATGGAGCTGCGCAACCTGACGCCCGCGAATTTTCAGCGGATCGCGCAGTTGCGCGGGCGTTACGAGGCCGCGTTAGAGGCGATTTTGCGCGATGGGCTGAAGGCCAAGGTGATGCAGTTTCAGGATGTGAAGCTGACCGCGCTGGCGCTGATCGCGATGCTGACCGGGGTGACGAACTGGTATCGCGAAGGCGGGCGTCTTGATCGCGGGCGGATCGGCGATATCTATTGGGGGCTCGCCCGTGGGGCGGTCGGTGCCAATTGA